A genome region from Nocardioides cynanchi includes the following:
- a CDS encoding DMT family transporter — protein sequence MTTWLLLGAAIVSEVTATLSLKRALDRPAFYVFVALGYLLAFVLLSLTLREGLGIGVAYGVWAALGVGLTALGSRVFFGEPITPVMVAGLALIVGGVLLVEIGSPH from the coding sequence ATGACGACCTGGCTGCTCCTCGGCGCCGCGATCGTCTCGGAGGTCACCGCGACGCTCTCGCTGAAGCGAGCGCTCGACCGCCCGGCGTTCTACGTCTTCGTGGCGCTGGGCTACCTGCTGGCCTTCGTCCTGCTGTCCCTGACGCTCCGCGAGGGGCTCGGCATCGGGGTGGCGTACGGCGTCTGGGCAGCGCTCGGCGTCGGCCTCACGGCCCTCGGCTCCCGGGTCTTCTTCGGCGAGCCGATCACCCCGGTGATGGTCGCGGGCCTGGCCCTGATCGTCGGCGGCGTCCTGCTCGTGGAGATCGGCTCGCCACACTGA
- a CDS encoding GNAT family N-acetyltransferase: MSLPTPTLHTERLRLRPFAVRDSEALYALQSNATVLRYWDSPPWTDPARTEQFLANCHKIEEEGSGARLVIERVSDTAFLGWCALSRWNPDFRSASLGYVLNEEAWGHGYATEATSAVLGWAFETLDLNRVQAEADTRNAASARVLEKLGFVLEGTLREDCVVDGDVSDSWVYGLLRREWQATSGPTTGASPSLG; the protein is encoded by the coding sequence ATGTCGCTGCCCACGCCCACGCTGCACACCGAACGCCTGCGCCTGCGCCCGTTCGCAGTCCGGGACTCCGAGGCCCTGTACGCGCTGCAGAGCAACGCCACCGTGCTGCGCTACTGGGACTCGCCACCCTGGACCGACCCGGCGCGGACCGAGCAGTTCCTCGCCAACTGCCACAAGATCGAGGAGGAAGGGAGCGGCGCCCGGCTGGTCATCGAGCGGGTCTCCGACACGGCCTTCCTCGGCTGGTGCGCGCTGAGCCGGTGGAACCCGGACTTCCGAAGCGCCTCGCTCGGCTACGTCCTCAACGAGGAGGCGTGGGGCCACGGCTACGCGACCGAGGCGACGTCCGCCGTGCTCGGCTGGGCCTTCGAGACCCTGGACCTGAACCGCGTGCAGGCAGAGGCGGACACCCGCAACGCCGCCTCGGCCCGGGTGCTGGAGAAGCTCGGCTTCGTGCTCGAGGGCACGCTGCGGGAGGACTGCGTGGTCGACGGCGACGTGTCGGACTCCTGGGTCTACGGGTTGCTCCGGCGCGAGTGGCAGGCGACGTCCGGGCCGACCACGGGGGCTTCACCCTCGCTCGGTTAG
- a CDS encoding potassium channel family protein, which translates to MESVRRITGALIALAVVTFVGTVGYLLLGFTLLEALYQTVTTVATVGFREVRPLTPAGQVFTMALILLGVGTVLYSLSVILEAVTEGRLREHLERRHMDKVIAAMTGHVIICGYGRVGRAAAEYLAANGHEVVVVDNEAERLEQLGPGLSYHLCGDVTDDSVLRDAGIERARALIAALDTDTDTVYVTLSARAIRPDLVIIARARTTEAKAKMLLAGASRAVNPQRIGGRRMAGFALQPDVAEFLDVVMHDEDLDFRIQQIQVADGSTMVGRSLGELDVQERTGALLLAIRRGVGEPFEPHPRADVVVPTGAVLIALGTQAELDELSRLGAR; encoded by the coding sequence GTGGAGAGTGTGCGGCGGATCACGGGGGCCCTGATCGCCCTTGCCGTGGTGACGTTCGTCGGCACCGTCGGCTACCTGCTGCTCGGCTTCACGCTCCTGGAGGCGCTCTACCAGACCGTCACCACCGTCGCCACGGTCGGCTTCCGGGAGGTGCGCCCGCTGACGCCCGCCGGCCAGGTGTTCACCATGGCGCTGATCCTCCTCGGCGTCGGCACCGTTCTGTACAGCCTGAGTGTCATCCTCGAGGCGGTCACCGAGGGCCGCCTGCGCGAACATCTGGAGAGGCGCCACATGGACAAGGTCATCGCAGCCATGACCGGACACGTGATCATCTGCGGCTACGGGCGGGTCGGCCGGGCGGCCGCGGAGTACCTCGCCGCCAACGGGCACGAGGTGGTGGTGGTCGACAACGAGGCGGAGCGGCTCGAGCAGCTCGGCCCGGGGCTCAGCTACCACCTGTGCGGAGACGTGACCGACGACTCGGTGCTCCGCGACGCCGGCATCGAGCGGGCCCGGGCGTTGATCGCGGCGCTGGACACCGACACCGACACCGTCTACGTCACCCTCTCGGCCCGGGCGATCCGACCCGACCTGGTGATCATCGCCCGGGCCCGCACGACCGAGGCCAAGGCGAAGATGCTGCTGGCCGGGGCCAGCCGGGCGGTCAACCCGCAGCGGATCGGCGGTCGACGGATGGCCGGCTTCGCGCTCCAGCCCGACGTCGCGGAGTTCCTCGACGTCGTGATGCACGACGAGGACCTCGACTTCCGGATCCAGCAGATCCAGGTCGCGGACGGCTCGACCATGGTCGGGCGGTCCCTGGGCGAGCTCGACGTCCAGGAGCGCACGGGCGCGCTGCTGCTCGCCATCCGTCGAGGCGTCGGTGAGCCGTTCGAGCCGCACCCGAGGGCCGACGTCGTCGTGCCCACCGGTGCGGTGCTGATCGCCCTCGGGACCCAGGCCGAGCTCGACGAGCTCAGCCGCCTCGGGGCACGCTGA
- a CDS encoding MFS transporter, which translates to MSAPRRTALVLAGLVLLSFNLRPAAVSVGPVLAEVRRGLGLSGAEAGLLTSLPVLAFAVFGALAPAFARRAGLHRSITLSLVAVVVGLGGRAAVADSTTFLALSALALAGMATANVLIPSLVKLHFPDRIGRATAIYTTALAIGLTSAFLLTVPVSHAFGSWRAGLGLWSLTALVAIVPWLGLAAHDRHLESDARSISFGDVARTRIGWAMALFFGLQSLQAYSIFGWFPQLWRDAGYSAEEAGLLVAVVAGVSIPLSLWLPAAAARRTDQRVVIVAVLGCYLAGYALLLVDAHALAIPAALLVGVGCCVFPVVLTLIGLRARTPDGTAALSGFTQSLGYLIAAIGPFVIGTVYDATGGWTLPLWLLLVLVLPLLAVGAYAGRPAYLEDQLGR; encoded by the coding sequence GTGTCCGCGCCACGTCGTACCGCCCTGGTCCTGGCCGGACTCGTCCTTCTGTCCTTCAACCTCCGGCCGGCCGCGGTCAGCGTCGGCCCCGTGCTCGCCGAGGTACGCCGCGGGCTCGGCCTCTCCGGGGCCGAGGCCGGGTTGCTCACCTCGCTGCCGGTGCTGGCCTTCGCGGTGTTCGGCGCCCTGGCCCCGGCCTTCGCCCGGCGGGCGGGGCTGCACCGGTCGATCACCCTGTCGCTGGTCGCGGTCGTCGTCGGGCTCGGCGGCCGGGCTGCCGTGGCCGACTCGACGACCTTCCTGGCGCTCAGCGCGCTGGCCCTGGCGGGCATGGCGACGGCGAACGTGCTGATCCCGTCGCTGGTCAAGCTGCACTTCCCGGACCGGATCGGCCGGGCCACCGCGATCTACACCACCGCCCTGGCGATCGGCCTGACCTCGGCCTTCCTGCTCACGGTCCCGGTCTCGCACGCCTTCGGCAGCTGGCGGGCGGGGCTGGGACTGTGGTCGCTGACCGCCCTGGTCGCGATCGTGCCCTGGCTCGGTCTGGCCGCGCACGACCGGCACCTGGAGAGCGATGCGCGCAGCATCTCCTTCGGTGACGTCGCGCGCACCCGGATCGGCTGGGCGATGGCGCTCTTCTTCGGCCTCCAGTCGCTCCAGGCCTACTCGATCTTCGGCTGGTTCCCCCAGCTGTGGCGGGACGCGGGCTACTCCGCGGAGGAGGCCGGACTCCTGGTTGCGGTCGTCGCCGGGGTCAGCATCCCCCTGTCGCTGTGGCTGCCGGCCGCTGCCGCACGTCGTACCGACCAGCGCGTCGTGATCGTGGCCGTGCTCGGCTGCTACCTCGCCGGCTACGCCCTGCTGCTGGTCGACGCTCACGCCCTGGCGATCCCCGCGGCGCTGCTGGTCGGTGTCGGCTGCTGCGTCTTCCCGGTCGTGCTCACCCTGATCGGACTGCGCGCCCGGACCCCGGACGGCACCGCCGCCCTGTCCGGGTTCACCCAGTCGCTGGGCTACCTGATCGCCGCGATCGGGCCGTTCGTGATCGGGACGGTGTACGACGCCACCGGCGGCTGGACCCTCCCGCTCTGGCTGCTGCTCGTGCTCGTGCTCCCGCTCCTGGCCGTCGGCGCCTACGCCGGCCGGCCGGCGTACCTCGAGGACCAGCTGGGCCGGTAG
- a CDS encoding winged helix DNA-binding domain-containing protein, which translates to MRHIGDDERRARLGVRHGLAAPVADTLAAARAVTCLHATEPASVHLAAWARSGASRDEVDAALYDDRSVVKQLAMRRTVFAFPRELLPAVWGSASARVAGQQERRLAKEVADAGVTDDGEAWVADHLSLVEALLREHGPHTAAEVRAALPALDARVTRGKGTYQAEVALSGGVITALAASGAIVRGDNDGGWKTSRPRWTSTAQWLGAPADPWPEPEAYAALVAAWLRSFGPGTEDDLVWWLGATKAAVRAALGAVDAVQVSLDGGVVGWVLPDDLDPVTAPGHWAALLPALDPTTMGWKGRGFHLGEHLDRIFDRNGNGGPTAWWDGRIVGGWAQRDDGEVLVVPAQDLPAAARRALTARAAELTAWLDGDVVRSVYQSPLAREHLATLA; encoded by the coding sequence ATGCGGCACATCGGCGACGACGAGCGGCGCGCCCGGCTGGGGGTGAGGCACGGCCTCGCGGCGCCGGTGGCCGACACCCTGGCCGCGGCCCGGGCGGTCACCTGCCTGCACGCCACCGAGCCGGCGTCGGTCCACCTGGCGGCCTGGGCCCGCTCCGGGGCGAGCCGTGATGAGGTGGATGCCGCGCTCTACGACGACCGCAGCGTGGTCAAGCAGCTGGCGATGCGGCGCACGGTGTTCGCCTTCCCGCGCGAGCTCCTGCCGGCCGTGTGGGGCAGCGCCAGCGCCCGGGTGGCCGGCCAGCAGGAGCGCCGGCTCGCCAAGGAGGTGGCGGACGCCGGCGTGACCGACGACGGGGAGGCGTGGGTCGCCGACCACCTGTCCCTGGTCGAGGCGCTGCTGCGCGAGCACGGGCCGCACACCGCGGCCGAGGTGCGGGCCGCTCTCCCCGCTCTCGACGCGAGGGTGACGCGGGGCAAGGGCACCTACCAGGCCGAAGTGGCGCTCTCCGGCGGCGTGATCACGGCGCTGGCGGCCTCCGGTGCGATCGTCCGGGGCGACAACGACGGCGGCTGGAAGACCTCGCGACCGCGCTGGACCTCGACCGCCCAGTGGCTCGGCGCTCCGGCCGACCCGTGGCCGGAGCCCGAGGCGTACGCCGCCCTGGTCGCGGCCTGGTTGCGGAGCTTCGGGCCCGGCACCGAGGACGACCTGGTCTGGTGGCTGGGCGCGACCAAGGCCGCGGTGCGGGCCGCCCTCGGTGCCGTCGACGCGGTCCAGGTCTCGCTCGACGGGGGAGTGGTGGGCTGGGTGCTGCCCGACGACCTCGACCCGGTGACCGCCCCGGGGCACTGGGCCGCGCTGCTGCCGGCCCTCGACCCGACGACGATGGGCTGGAAGGGGCGTGGCTTCCACCTCGGCGAGCATCTGGACCGGATCTTCGACCGCAACGGCAACGGTGGGCCCACGGCCTGGTGGGACGGCCGGATCGTCGGCGGCTGGGCGCAGCGCGACGACGGCGAGGTGCTCGTCGTACCCGCTCAGGACCTGCCGGCCGCCGCGCGCCGGGCCCTGACGGCCAGGGCTGCCGAGCTCACCGCCTGGCTCGACGGCGACGTGGTGCGTTCGGTCTACCAGTCGCCCCTCGCCCGGGAGCACCTGGCGACCCTCGCCTAG
- a CDS encoding TIGR03936 family radical SAM-associated protein: MRAQPEQQAPPVQRLRIRYAKRGRLRFTSHRDFSRAFERALVRARIPMAYSSGFNPHPRISYAGASPTGAASEAEYLEIGLAVVTDPDEVATMLDEALPDGLDVVAVVEAGGGSLADRLDASRWRIDLPDTPEAVLSAAAESFLAAESVEVERMTKKGLRTFDSRAAVLALGVTSYDAGSRLEVVVQHTVPSVRPDDVLSGLRHCSGLEVDGTPLVTRLEQGSYDATTGLLRDPFGSGG, from the coding sequence GTGCGAGCCCAGCCCGAGCAGCAGGCACCTCCGGTGCAGCGACTGCGGATCCGCTACGCCAAGCGGGGGCGGCTCCGGTTCACCAGCCACCGCGACTTCAGCCGGGCCTTCGAGCGCGCCCTGGTCCGCGCCCGGATCCCGATGGCCTACTCGTCGGGCTTCAACCCCCACCCCCGCATCTCCTACGCCGGAGCGTCACCCACCGGCGCCGCCAGCGAGGCGGAGTATCTCGAGATCGGGCTCGCCGTCGTGACCGATCCGGACGAGGTCGCGACGATGCTCGACGAGGCCCTCCCCGACGGGCTCGACGTCGTCGCGGTGGTCGAGGCCGGCGGCGGGAGCCTCGCCGACCGGCTCGACGCGAGCCGCTGGCGGATCGACCTGCCCGACACGCCCGAGGCGGTGCTGTCCGCGGCCGCCGAGTCGTTCCTCGCCGCCGAGTCGGTGGAGGTGGAGCGGATGACCAAGAAGGGGCTCCGCACCTTCGACAGCCGGGCCGCCGTGCTCGCGCTGGGCGTGACGTCGTACGACGCGGGCTCCCGGCTCGAGGTCGTGGTGCAGCACACCGTCCCGTCGGTGCGTCCGGACGACGTGCTGTCCGGGCTCCGGCACTGCTCCGGGCTGGAGGTCGACGGGACCCCGCTGGTGACCCGGCTGGAGCAGGGGAGCTACGACGCGACGACCGGCCTCCTGCGCGACCCCTTCGGGTCCGGGGGCTGA
- a CDS encoding Rne/Rng family ribonuclease — protein sequence MLDQDDHDSTTTSEAPTGAGEAGATAPKARAPRKRAAKKAAAPAAETTTEATAQTTAEPASEPAPVTGDATPAAKKAAAPRKRTSTRKTAATAAPSSAPEAPTSAEPALAADRTDQPADGEAAPEKPKRAPRKRTAKAAAPASDEATDGAAGATGDDSAAATTTAVSSAVVAPLFQAPEPTTAPARRTRKTAAAEPAAESPAADGAADADDRDVAADDATGEDGESTARRKRRRGGRRRRKSGEPGESDQAGAESDESSDGTDDEAAPSADAASETPAAGEGESTSSRRRRRRRRSGDDGGDNGGDDPANTVTRVRSSRSANDEITAVSGSTRLEAKKQRRREGREAGRRRAPIVSEAEFLARRESVNRVMAIRQKGDITQIAVLEDNVLVEHYVARESQTSLIGNVYLGRVQNVLPSMEAAFIDIGKGRNAVLYAGEVNWSSLGHKEGQPRKIESVLSSGQMILVQVTKDPIGHKGARLTSQVSLAGRFLVYVPDGTTSGISRKLPDTERNRLKTLLKDIVPDTAGVIVRTAAEGAAEDELTRDVERLKARWEDIEKKAANKGSGAQLLYGEPDLTLKVVRDLFTEDFAKLVIEGDDAWETVQSYVVHVAPDLEERLERYDSTKGQDVFAAYRIEEQIKKGLDRKVWLPSGGSLVIDRTEAMTVVDVNTGKFTGSGGNLEETVTKNNLEAAEEIVRQLRLRDIGGIIVVDFIDMVLESNRDLVLRRLVECLGRDRTRHQVAEVTSLGLVQMTRKRIGTGLLESFSHDCPTCHGRGVVVEEAPVEPRQSEDEPRRGRRTRAKGGSQDTPAEPPAKPSAPSPKDIAAMARHERAEADAETPEAATGEPETPHPESTEPESTQPESTEPESTEPAEPVTESTDGAVEQTDGVVEVENAPETAVVPEPEVEAEATSQSEPEVEAEREPEPAPEAPAAPEPPRVVTRTRRRSASRPAGPPASGTPTDGTAADPGTGSDAVEPGDEGHALHVPVKRKGGARKR from the coding sequence ATGCTCGACCAGGACGATCACGACAGCACGACCACCTCCGAGGCGCCGACCGGCGCCGGCGAGGCCGGTGCGACCGCCCCCAAGGCGCGGGCGCCGCGCAAGCGGGCCGCCAAGAAGGCGGCGGCACCGGCGGCCGAGACCACCACCGAGGCGACGGCCCAGACCACGGCCGAGCCGGCCTCGGAGCCGGCGCCCGTGACCGGCGACGCCACGCCGGCGGCCAAGAAGGCCGCGGCTCCGCGCAAGCGCACCTCGACCCGCAAGACCGCGGCCACCGCCGCGCCGTCGTCCGCCCCGGAGGCCCCGACCTCCGCCGAGCCGGCCTTGGCCGCCGACCGCACCGACCAGCCCGCCGACGGCGAGGCCGCGCCGGAGAAGCCGAAGCGGGCACCCCGCAAGCGGACCGCCAAGGCCGCCGCGCCGGCGTCCGACGAGGCCACCGACGGCGCCGCGGGCGCGACCGGAGACGACTCGGCTGCCGCCACCACGACGGCCGTCTCGTCGGCGGTCGTCGCACCCCTGTTCCAGGCGCCCGAGCCGACCACGGCTCCCGCCCGTCGTACCCGCAAGACGGCAGCGGCCGAGCCCGCCGCCGAGAGCCCTGCTGCCGACGGTGCCGCTGACGCCGATGACCGCGACGTGGCAGCCGACGACGCCACCGGCGAGGACGGCGAGAGCACCGCACGCCGCAAGCGGCGCCGCGGCGGCCGCCGTCGCCGCAAGAGCGGCGAGCCCGGTGAGTCCGACCAGGCCGGTGCCGAGTCCGACGAGAGCAGCGACGGGACCGACGACGAGGCCGCGCCGTCGGCCGACGCCGCCTCGGAGACCCCGGCGGCAGGCGAAGGCGAGTCGACCTCCTCGCGCCGGCGGCGTCGTCGTCGTCGGTCCGGCGACGACGGCGGCGACAACGGCGGCGACGACCCGGCGAACACCGTCACCCGGGTCCGGAGCAGCCGCAGCGCCAACGACGAGATCACCGCCGTCTCCGGGTCCACCCGCCTGGAGGCCAAGAAGCAGCGCCGCCGCGAGGGCCGCGAGGCCGGCCGGCGCCGGGCCCCGATCGTCAGCGAGGCCGAGTTCCTGGCCCGCCGCGAGTCGGTCAACCGGGTGATGGCGATCCGCCAGAAGGGCGACATCACCCAGATCGCCGTGCTTGAGGACAACGTCCTGGTCGAGCACTACGTCGCCCGCGAGTCGCAGACGTCGCTGATCGGCAACGTCTACCTCGGCCGGGTGCAGAACGTGCTGCCCTCGATGGAGGCGGCGTTCATCGACATCGGCAAGGGTCGTAACGCCGTCCTCTACGCCGGCGAGGTCAACTGGTCCTCGCTCGGCCACAAGGAGGGTCAGCCGCGCAAGATCGAGTCGGTGCTCTCGTCGGGGCAGATGATCCTGGTCCAGGTCACCAAGGACCCGATCGGGCACAAGGGCGCCCGGCTGACCAGCCAGGTCAGCCTGGCCGGCCGCTTCCTGGTCTACGTGCCCGACGGCACCACCAGCGGCATCTCGCGCAAGCTGCCCGACACCGAGCGCAACCGCCTCAAGACGCTGCTCAAGGACATCGTCCCCGACACCGCCGGCGTCATCGTGCGCACCGCCGCCGAGGGTGCCGCCGAGGACGAGCTCACCCGCGACGTCGAGCGGCTCAAGGCCCGCTGGGAGGACATCGAGAAGAAGGCCGCCAACAAGGGCTCCGGCGCGCAGCTGCTCTACGGCGAGCCGGACCTGACTCTGAAGGTCGTCCGCGACCTGTTCACCGAGGACTTCGCCAAGCTGGTGATCGAGGGCGACGACGCCTGGGAGACCGTGCAGTCGTACGTCGTGCACGTGGCGCCCGACCTCGAGGAGCGGCTGGAGCGCTACGATTCGACCAAGGGCCAGGACGTCTTCGCGGCGTACCGCATCGAGGAGCAGATCAAGAAGGGCCTGGACCGCAAGGTCTGGCTGCCCTCGGGTGGCTCCCTGGTGATCGACCGCACCGAGGCGATGACCGTCGTCGACGTCAACACCGGCAAGTTCACCGGCTCGGGGGGCAACCTCGAGGAGACCGTCACCAAGAACAACCTGGAGGCGGCCGAGGAGATCGTCCGCCAGCTCCGGCTGCGTGACATCGGCGGGATCATCGTCGTCGACTTCATCGACATGGTGCTGGAGTCCAACCGCGACCTCGTGCTGCGCCGTCTCGTCGAGTGCCTCGGCCGCGACCGCACCCGGCACCAGGTCGCCGAGGTCACCTCGCTCGGCCTGGTGCAGATGACCCGCAAGCGGATCGGCACCGGCCTGCTCGAGTCGTTCTCGCACGACTGCCCGACCTGCCACGGTCGCGGCGTCGTGGTGGAGGAGGCTCCCGTCGAGCCCCGGCAGAGCGAGGACGAGCCGCGTCGTGGGCGTCGTACCCGCGCCAAGGGCGGCAGCCAGGACACTCCGGCCGAGCCACCGGCCAAGCCGTCGGCACCCTCGCCCAAGGACATCGCCGCGATGGCCCGCCACGAGCGCGCCGAGGCCGACGCCGAGACGCCTGAGGCCGCGACCGGCGAGCCCGAGACGCCCCATCCCGAGTCCACCGAGCCCGAGTCCACCCAGCCCGAGTCCACTGAGCCCGAGTCCACCGAGCCCGCCGAGCCGGTGACCGAGTCGACCGACGGTGCGGTCGAGCAGACCGATGGTGTGGTCGAGGTCGAGAATGCGCCTGAGACCGCCGTGGTCCCCGAGCCCGAGGTCGAGGCCGAGGCCACCTCGCAGAGCGAGCCCGAGGTCGAGGCCGAGCGGGAGCCCGAGCCGGCCCCCGAGGCCCCGGCGGCGCCCGAGCCGCCCCGGGTGGTCACCCGGACCCGCCGTCGTTCGGCGAGCCGGCCGGCCGGGCCACCGGCCTCCGGTACGCCGACGGACGGCACAGCAGCCGACCCCGGCACGGGGTCCGACGCGGTCGAGCCCGGCGACGAGGGTCATGCCCTGCACGTGCCGGTCAAGCGCAAGGGTGGCGCCCGCAAGCGCTGA
- a CDS encoding DUF4232 domain-containing protein → MFPSTRRFSAGLAALALAGGGALASLPAAAASAAPSCTAGDLTAAYHHSDNGAGHSFGWIVLRNTSGHACRTAGYPGVSYVGDGNGTQIGAPAVRTDAAAVASYVLTAGQRLRSPLDEVNALNFPKARCHPAHVDGFRVYVPNSTQAKFVAHPHVGCRNRHIKLMFIKPLRRP, encoded by the coding sequence ATGTTCCCGTCCACCCGCCGGTTCTCCGCCGGCCTCGCCGCGCTCGCGCTGGCCGGGGGCGGCGCCCTCGCGTCCCTGCCCGCCGCCGCCGCGAGCGCGGCACCGTCCTGCACCGCCGGCGACCTCACCGCCGCCTACCACCACTCCGACAACGGCGCCGGCCACAGCTTCGGCTGGATCGTGCTGCGCAACACCTCCGGCCACGCCTGCCGCACTGCCGGCTACCCCGGGGTCTCCTACGTCGGCGACGGCAACGGCACCCAGATCGGGGCACCCGCCGTACGCACCGACGCCGCGGCCGTCGCGTCGTACGTCCTCACCGCGGGGCAGCGGCTGCGCAGCCCCCTCGACGAGGTGAACGCCCTCAACTTCCCGAAGGCCCGCTGCCACCCGGCCCACGTCGACGGCTTCCGGGTCTACGTGCCGAACTCCACCCAGGCGAAGTTCGTCGCCCACCCGCACGTGGGCTGCCGCAACCGGCACATCAAGCTGATGTTCATCAAGCCGCTGCGTCGGCCCTGA
- the rplU gene encoding 50S ribosomal protein L21 encodes MYAIVRAGSKQQKVAVGDVIEIDKTNAAVGDTLTLPVVMTVDGETVTATGLDKAGVTVEVLGATKGPKIIIQKYKNKTGYKKRQGHRQKYTQVKVTDISL; translated from the coding sequence GTGTACGCGATCGTGCGCGCTGGCAGCAAGCAGCAGAAGGTTGCCGTGGGCGACGTCATCGAGATCGACAAGACCAACGCAGCCGTGGGCGACACGCTCACGCTGCCGGTCGTGATGACCGTCGATGGCGAGACCGTGACCGCGACCGGTCTCGACAAGGCGGGCGTGACGGTCGAGGTGCTCGGCGCCACCAAGGGCCCCAAGATCATCATCCAGAAGTACAAGAACAAGACCGGCTACAAGAAGCGCCAGGGTCACCGTCAGAAGTACACCCAGGTCAAGGTCACCGACATCTCCCTCTGA
- the rpmA gene encoding 50S ribosomal protein L27, whose product MAHKKGAASTKNGRDSNSQRLGVKRYGGQLVNAGEIIVRQRGTHFHPGTGVGRGGDDTLFALVAGNVEFGTRRGRRVINIVPSE is encoded by the coding sequence ATGGCACACAAGAAGGGTGCGGCCTCGACCAAGAACGGTCGGGACTCCAACTCCCAGCGCCTCGGCGTGAAGCGGTACGGCGGCCAGCTGGTCAACGCCGGCGAGATCATCGTCCGGCAGCGTGGCACCCACTTCCACCCGGGCACCGGCGTGGGTCGCGGTGGCGACGACACCCTGTTCGCGCTGGTCGCGGGCAACGTGGAGTTCGGCACGCGTCGCGGTCGCCGCGTCATCAACATCGTCCCGTCGGAGTAG
- the obgE gene encoding GTPase ObgE: MAVPTFVDRVTLHVAAGRGGNGVASVHREKFKPLGGPDGGNGGPGGSIILRVDPDVTTLLDYHHSSRRVAEHGGHGAGAHKNGSHGADLVLAVPDGTVVSRVGGEVLADLVGAGTELVVAQGGRGGLGNAALASSKRKAPGFALLGEPGDELDISLELKVVADIGLVGYPSAGKSSLIAAISRARPKIADYPFTTLVPNLGVVTGGDTTFTVADVPGLIEGASEGRGLGHEFLRHVERCAAIVHVVDMITIEPGRNPEDDLAVIEHELASYGGLDDRPRLVALNKIDVPDGREMAEIVRADLESQGHRVFAVSAASGEGLRELTFAMAEIVQAARADRTEAAAERIVLRPPAVDGGGDFSVTQSPEGWRVRGTKPERWVRQTDFSNDEAVGFLADRLNRLGVEAKLVELGAVEGDDVLIGDPDNAVVFDFRPGIDAGVELLSRRGEDQRFEESRPAAHRRRAIQEAMPDRAETETRADVARRLDRGPGPTSYEIGSADDPDRIESDPAE; encoded by the coding sequence ATGGCGGTTCCGACGTTCGTCGACCGGGTGACGTTGCACGTCGCCGCGGGGCGGGGCGGCAACGGCGTCGCGTCGGTGCACCGGGAGAAGTTCAAGCCCCTGGGTGGCCCGGACGGCGGCAACGGCGGCCCGGGCGGCTCGATCATCCTGCGGGTCGACCCCGACGTGACCACGTTGCTCGACTACCACCACAGCTCGCGGCGGGTGGCCGAGCACGGCGGCCACGGCGCGGGTGCCCACAAGAACGGCTCTCACGGCGCGGACCTCGTGCTGGCGGTGCCCGACGGCACGGTGGTCTCGCGGGTCGGCGGCGAGGTGCTGGCCGACCTGGTGGGCGCCGGCACCGAGCTGGTGGTCGCCCAGGGCGGTCGCGGCGGCCTCGGCAACGCCGCGCTGGCCAGCTCCAAGCGCAAGGCGCCCGGCTTCGCCCTGCTCGGCGAGCCCGGCGACGAGCTGGACATCAGCCTCGAGCTCAAGGTGGTCGCCGACATCGGGCTGGTCGGCTATCCGAGTGCCGGGAAGTCCAGCCTGATCGCGGCGATCTCACGGGCCCGGCCCAAGATCGCCGACTACCCCTTCACGACGCTCGTGCCCAACCTCGGGGTGGTCACCGGCGGCGACACCACCTTCACCGTCGCGGACGTGCCGGGCCTGATCGAGGGGGCCAGCGAGGGTCGCGGCCTGGGCCACGAGTTCCTGCGTCACGTCGAGCGGTGCGCTGCCATCGTCCACGTCGTCGACATGATCACCATCGAGCCCGGGCGCAACCCCGAGGACGACCTGGCGGTGATCGAGCACGAGCTGGCGTCGTACGGCGGGCTCGACGACCGCCCGCGCCTGGTCGCCCTGAACAAGATCGACGTGCCCGACGGCCGCGAGATGGCCGAGATCGTCCGGGCCGACCTCGAGAGCCAGGGGCACCGCGTGTTCGCGGTCAGCGCCGCCTCGGGTGAGGGCCTGCGCGAGCTGACCTTCGCGATGGCCGAGATCGTGCAGGCGGCGCGCGCCGACCGAACCGAGGCGGCCGCCGAGCGGATCGTGCTCCGGCCGCCCGCCGTCGACGGTGGCGGTGACTTCTCGGTGACCCAGTCGCCCGAGGGCTGGCGGGTGCGCGGCACCAAGCCCGAGCGCTGGGTGCGTCAGACCGACTTCAGCAACGACGAGGCGGTCGGCTTCCTGGCCGACCGGCTCAACCGGCTCGGCGTCGAGGCGAAGCTGGTCGAGCTCGGCGCCGTCGAGGGCGACGACGTCCTGATCGGCGACCCCGACAACGCGGTCGTCTTCGACTTCCGGCCCGGGATCGACGCGGGGGTCGAGCTGCTCAGCCGACGCGGTGAGGACCAGCGCTTCGAGGAGTCGCGGCCGGCGGCCCACCGCCGCCGCGCGATCCAGGAGGCGATGCCCGACCGCGCCGAGACCGAGACCCGGGCCGACGTGGCCCGTCGCCTCGACCGGGGTCCGGGCCCGACCAGCTACGAGATCGGCTCGGCCGACGACCCCGACCGCATCGAGAGCGACCCCGCGGAATGA